In Populus nigra chromosome 1, ddPopNigr1.1, whole genome shotgun sequence, one genomic interval encodes:
- the LOC133695812 gene encoding uncharacterized protein LOC133695812 isoform X2, with protein MSDVSELPNKEANVLKGHEGGVLAARFNGDGNYCLSCGKDRTIRLWNPHRGIHIKTYKSHGREVRDVHVTQDNSKLVSCGGDRQVFYWDVATGRVIRKFRGHGSEVNAVKFNEYASVVVSAGYDQSLRAWDCRSHSTEPIQIIDTFSDSVMSVCLTKTEIIAGSVDGTVRTFDIRIGREISDNLGHPVNCISMSNDGNCILASCLDSTLRLLDRTTGELLQEYKGHICKRMATFTSGILWMRLCCHVSELIPQW; from the exons atgAGCGACGTCTCGGAACTGCCAAATAAGGAGGCAAACGTGCTGAAAGGTCACGAAGGAGGAGTCTTAGCCGCAAGATTCAACGGTGACGGAAATTATTGCCTGAGTTGCGGCAAAGACCGCACCATTCGTCTTTGGAATCCTCACCGCGGAATCCACATTAAGACCTACAAATCTCACGGTCGTGAAGTTCGCGATGTTCACGTCACCCA ggataATTCGAAATTAGTTTCTTGTGGAGGAGACCGACAAGTGTTTTACTGGGATGTGGCTACTGGTCGTGTAATTCGGAAATTCCGAGGACATGGTAgtgag GTGAATGCTGTGAAATTTAATGAGTATGCATCTGTTGTGGTATCAGCAGGTTATGATCAATCATTGCGTGCTTGGGATTGTAGATCTCATAGTACTGAGCCAATTCAG atcatTGACACGTTTTCAGATAGTGTGATGTCTGTGTGTTTGACGAAAACTGAAATCATTGCTGGAAGTGTTGATGGTACTGTTAGAACATTCGACATTCGTATTGGGAG AGAAATATCTGATAACTTGGGGCATCCTGTCAACTGTATCTCGATGTCAAATGATGGTAACTGCATATTAGCGAGTTGCTTAGATTCTACTTTGCGCCTATTGGACAG AACTACAGGCGAGCTTTTACAAGAATATAAAGGACATATATGTAAG AGGATGGCTACATTTACTTCTGGGATCTTGTGGATGCGTCTGTGTTGTCACGTTTCCGAGCTCATTCCTCAGTG GTAA
- the LOC133690754 gene encoding egg cell-secreted protein 1.2-like, whose amino-acid sequence MAAFKNLALFLSLTLLISANISTAARDILINKPGFNSLSARLEDEGSLVECWNALVEIKSCTNEIVLFFMTGQADIGPDCCRAIHTITHNCWPAMFTSLGFTDEEGNILRGYCDASPNSPSIYFSPASAPSPLAAGAPAQYQPMPV is encoded by the coding sequence ATGGCAGCTTTCAAGAATCTTGCTCTCTTCTTGTCTCTCACATTGCTGATCTCAGCCAATATTTCAACTGCAGCTAGAGacattctcatcaacaaaccaGGCTTCAACAGCCTTTCAGCAAGACTTGAAGACGAGGGCAGCCTTGTGGAGTGCTGGAATGCACTCGTGGAGATAAAATCTTGCACAAATGAGATTGTCTTGTTTTTCATGACTGGCCAGGCTGATATTGGCCCCGACTGTTGTCGCGCTATTCATACTATCACTCATAATTGCTGGCCTGCCATGTTTACTTCTCTCGGCTTCACAGATGAGGAAGGAAACATACTTAGAGGATACTGTGATGCTTCTCCTAATTCACCTTCTATTTATTTTAGTCCTGCTTCTGCTCCTTCACCTCTTGCTGCTGGCGCTCCTGCTCAATATCAGCCTATGCCGGTTTGA
- the LOC133695812 gene encoding uncharacterized protein LOC133695812 isoform X1 → MSDVSELPNKEANVLKGHEGGVLAARFNGDGNYCLSCGKDRTIRLWNPHRGIHIKTYKSHGREVRDVHVTQDNSKLVSCGGDRQVFYWDVATGRVIRKFRGHGSEVNAVKFNEYASVVVSAGYDQSLRAWDCRSHSTEPIQIIDTFSDSVMSVCLTKTEIIAGSVDGTVRTFDIRIGREISDNLGHPVNCISMSNDGNCILASCLDSTLRLLDRTTGELLQEYKGHICKSYKLDCCLTNTDAHVAGGSEDGYIYFWDLVDASVLSRFRAHSSVVTSVSYHPTDNCMVSASVDGTIKVWKT, encoded by the exons atgAGCGACGTCTCGGAACTGCCAAATAAGGAGGCAAACGTGCTGAAAGGTCACGAAGGAGGAGTCTTAGCCGCAAGATTCAACGGTGACGGAAATTATTGCCTGAGTTGCGGCAAAGACCGCACCATTCGTCTTTGGAATCCTCACCGCGGAATCCACATTAAGACCTACAAATCTCACGGTCGTGAAGTTCGCGATGTTCACGTCACCCA ggataATTCGAAATTAGTTTCTTGTGGAGGAGACCGACAAGTGTTTTACTGGGATGTGGCTACTGGTCGTGTAATTCGGAAATTCCGAGGACATGGTAgtgag GTGAATGCTGTGAAATTTAATGAGTATGCATCTGTTGTGGTATCAGCAGGTTATGATCAATCATTGCGTGCTTGGGATTGTAGATCTCATAGTACTGAGCCAATTCAG atcatTGACACGTTTTCAGATAGTGTGATGTCTGTGTGTTTGACGAAAACTGAAATCATTGCTGGAAGTGTTGATGGTACTGTTAGAACATTCGACATTCGTATTGGGAG AGAAATATCTGATAACTTGGGGCATCCTGTCAACTGTATCTCGATGTCAAATGATGGTAACTGCATATTAGCGAGTTGCTTAGATTCTACTTTGCGCCTATTGGACAG AACTACAGGCGAGCTTTTACAAGAATATAAAGGACATATATGTAAG TCATACAAGTTGGATTGCTGCCTCACCAACACTGACGCCCATGTTGCTGGTGGCTCAGAGGATGGCTACATTTACTTCTGGGATCTTGTGGATGCGTCTGTGTTGTCACGTTTCCGAGCTCATTCCTCAGTG GTAACAAGTGTGAGTTACCATCCAACTGACAACTGCATGGTAAGCGCCTCTGTAGATGGCACAATTAAGGTTTggaaaacatga